In Carassius auratus strain Wakin chromosome 36, ASM336829v1, whole genome shotgun sequence, the following are encoded in one genomic region:
- the itih3b.1 gene encoding inter-alpha-trypsin inhibitor heavy chain H3b, translated as MTMDKVALKLTLFGLLFTCVNLAAENKKQDIDIYSFHINSTVTSRYATTVITSRVANLLNQSQEVHFEVKIPKDAFISQFRMTIEGKIYDGVVKEKEEAQQQYNQAVSRGQSAGLVSAVGRTLEDFKTSVTVAALSKVTFELTYEELLKRRLGKYELLINAQPMQPVADFKIDVHIHENTGISFLEVKGGLNTKDLSNAVTTIRADKDSWVKFYPTRDQQKKCDDCSKNGLNGNLIIMYDVVRQKQSGDLTLSNGYFVHYFAPTDIQRIPKNVVFIIDKSGSMSGKKIEQTRMAMLKILSDLDEDDHFGLITFSGHIETWKPELLKATEGNVKEAKMFVKRINSGGSTDINAAVLKAVDMINNYPQEGSASILILLTDGDPTTGETDPAKILENVKKAISGKFPLYSLGFGFDVNFEFLKKLSLENNGVGRRIYEDSDADLQLQGFYKEVAIPLLTDVQLNYQGVANLTQSTFSQYYNGSEIVVAGQITDNSLESFTTEVIALSKSTKVVYNSSVLTGDLSSDRPEHENFIKRLWAFLTVKQLLEKMVLLKDLEKENAKKEALDLSLKYRFVTPITSMVVTKPQNEEMQVNHKPKEGEKEPNRHSSGSIKPSRRQKAAPKSKMLSGHAIRTSRLRAPNSPSYSLSKVMVGQRTSPQRPKLRSIESPTLKPLTTSPPSRSVRILKSSGSAHPLCYDVPLAQKVRLQQNILSEFSMNGELESVGGEGFSQIAIHYKANHHLLLSTTEMIYNDGQKTVKFSWEQDLTHHERENVTLILRSNEMDVTMGNIRLAILLHKKDGDIFLWPAIWQQPKDVSLMGILGEADISYEEIPGSQTPTLKLKDQEVKTSWVMVKDYRLASAPVVGCWLVPFQVVVQRELSDFTVTQL; from the exons ATGACCATGGACAAAGTTGCACTGAAACTAACTCTCTTCGGCCTTCTCTTCACCTGTGTCAACTTGGCTGCTGAAAACAAG AAACAAGATATAGATATTTACAGCTTCCACATTAACTCTACGGTCACCAGCCGCTACGCTACTACAGTCATCACAAGTCGTGTGGCAAACCTGTTGAATCAGTCTCAAGAGGTCCATTTTGAGGTCAAGATTCCCAAGGATGCCTTCATCAGCCAGTTTAGAAT GACCATAGAGGGGAAGATATATGATGGAGTTGTGAAGGAAAAAGAAGAAGCTCAGCAGCAATACAATCAAGCAGTATCTCGAGGACAAAGTGCTGGACTGGTCAG TGCTGTTGGAAGAACTTTAGAGGACTTTAAAACTTCAGTGACGGTGGCTGCTTTAAGTAAAGTGACCTTTGAGTTGACCTACGAGGAACTGTTAAAGCGCCGCCTCGGTAAATATGAGTTACTCATCAACGCACAACCGATGCAGCCGGTGGCTGACTTCAAG ATTGACGTACACATCCATGAGAATACAGGAATTTCATTCTTGGAGGTCAAAGGTGGTCTGAACACTAAGGATTTGTCCAATGCTGTCACAACCATCAGAGCAGATAAAGAT TCATGGGTGAAGTTCTACCCCACTCGTGACCAGCAGAAAAAGTGTGATGACTGTAGTAAAAATGGTCTGAATGGCAACCTGATCATTATGTATGATGTTGTGAGACAAAAACAAAGTGGAGATCTGACG ttatcaaATGGCTACTTCGTCCACTACTTTGCACCTACAGATATTCAGCGCATTCCCAAAAATGTGGTGTTTATCATTGATAAAAGTGGCTCTATGTCAGGCAAAAAAATAGAGCAG ACTCGTATGGCTATGCTGAAGATTTTGAGTGATCTTGATGAGGATGACCACTTCGGATTGATCACGTTCAGTGGTCACATTGAAACCTGGAAACCTGAACTCCTAAAAGCAACTGAAGGAAACGTGAAAGAAGCGAAGATGTTTGTGAAGAGGATTAATAGTGGAGGAT cCACAGACATAAATGCTGCAGTGCTTAAAGCTGTGGACATGATAAACAATTACCCACAAGAGGGATCGGCATCTATCCTGATCCTTTTGACCGATGGAGACCCCACCACAG gTGAGACTGACCCAGCGAAGATCCTGGAAAATGTGAAAAAGGCGATTAGTGGAAAATTCCCTTTGTACAGTTTGGGATTTGGGTTTGACGTCAACTTTGAGTTCCTGAAGAAGTTGTCGTTGGAAAATAATGGTGTTGGTCGCAGGATCTATGAGGATTCTGATGCCGATCTACAGCTGCAG GGGTTCTACAAGGAAGTGGCCATCCCACTCTTGACTGATGTCCAACTTAACTACCAAGGGGTGGCCAATTTAACCCAATCCACTTTCAGCCAGTACTACAATGGTTCTGAGATTGTGGTAGCTGGTCAGATCACTGATAACAGTTTGGAAAGCTTCACCACTGAGGTCATTGCATTATCG aaaagtaCTAAGGTGGTATATAACAGCAGTGTGCTTACAGGGGACCTCAGTAGTGACAGACCTGAACACGAGAACTTCATTAAAAGATTATGGGCCTTTCTTACAGTGAAGCAGCTTTTGGAGAAAAT GGTGCTTCTAAAAGACCTGGAAAAAGAAAACGCAAAGAAAGAAGCCCTTGATCTTTCTTTGAAGTACAGATTTGTCACACCGATTACATCAATGGTGGTCACCAAGCCCCAGAATGAAGAAATGCAGGTTAACCACAAACCCAAAGAGGGAGAAAAAGAACCAAATAGGCATTCATCAGGAAGTATTAAACCAT CAAGAAGACAAAAGGCCGCGCCCAAATCCAAAATGTTATCAG GTCATGCGATTCGTACTTCCAGATTAAGGGCGCCAAACAGTCCATCCTATTCCT TGTCCAAGGTCATGGTGGGACAAAGAACCTCTCCACAGCGTCCTAAATTgagat CAATAGAAAGTCCAACTCTGAAACCTCTGACAACTTCTCCTCCAT CGAGGAGCGTTAGGATTTTGAAATCTTCTGGTAGTGCTCATCCACTTTGTTATGATGTTCCTCTTGCTCAGAAAGTCAGACTCCAGCAGAATATTCTATCAG AGTTCTCTATGAATGGGGAACTTGAGTCAGTTGGAGGAGAAGGATTCAGTCAAATTGCTATTCATTACAAAGCTAATCACCACCTTCTGCTCAGCACTACTGAAATGATCTACAATGATGGGCAGAAAACTGTTAAGTTTTCATGGGAACAAGACCTCACCCACCATGAGAGAGAAAA TGTCACTTTGATTCTACGGAGCAATGAAATGGACGTTACCATGGGAAACATCCGTCTTGCTATTCTTCTTCATAAAAAAGATGGTGACATTTTTCTGTGGCCTGCCATTTGGCAACAACCAAAAGATGTCAGTTTGATGGGTATTTTAG GAGAGGCTGATATTTCATATGAGGAGATCCCAGGATCACAAACCCCAACTTTGAAGTTAAAGGACCAAGAAGTGAAGACATCTTG GGTGATGGTGAAGGACTACAGACTTGCTTCTGCTCCTGTGGTTGGATGTTGGCTCGTACCATTCCAGGTTGTTGTGCAGCGAGAGCTCTCTGACTTCACTGTCACTCAGCTGTAG
- the LOC113055484 gene encoding inter-alpha-trypsin inhibitor heavy chain H3 encodes MMDRAALRLILLAVFLISATSDPVKKKQDVDIYSFYINSTVTSRYATTVITSRVANTLNESQEIQFEVKIPKNAFISKFRMTIEGKTYDGVVKGKEEAQQQYNQAVSRGQSAGLVRSVGRTLEDFKTSVTVAALSKVTFELTYEELLKRRLGKYELLINAQPMQPVADFKMDVHIQEKPGISFLEVKGDLSTGDLTNAIKTTRADKDAWVTFYPTRDQQTKCKSCGENGLNGDLLITYDVERRSPKGEVVVSNGYFVHYFAPSDVPRISKNVVFVIDRSGSMHGRKMDQTRLALLRILTDLDEDDHFGLITFDSEVSLWKRELLKATETNLENAKSFVKEIRDRGATDINAAVLAGVDMISRHPREGTASILILLTDGDPTSGETNIEKIMANVKEAIATKFPLYCLGFGYDVNFDFLTKMSLENGGVARRIYEDSDADLQLQGFYDEVAVPLLTDIQLKYPGGTKLTKTSFSLYFNGSEIVVSGQITDNSVESFTTEVIAVSKDSNVTYQDTIMTKDPSDVPPEDEDFMQRLWAYLTVKQLLERQVLLKGQEKEDENKEALKLSLKYQFVTPLTSMVVTKPQEGEVEVADKPKEGEEPARRGMYPQVSTRTRYTALAYGGGGAVDGGTSYYFPPRGGRYRPSIKHSTSSRVHDNVFLLDVVGQSKPLCFEVPFFHKLRLLQDSASEFSMNGEPMFLQSGFQIIAFHYKTKHHLTINTTSITYHDGQNHVEFLWGQGPTQHTSEDVCLILRSNEIVVTMGNIRVIILLHKEKGTTFLWPDVQQQTKDVKFTGIFGKTDASYEEIQGSQKPTLKIHDQEVSASWVDATNNRLSSKPVIKCWLVSFYAAMQRDVSDFTVTQL; translated from the exons ATGATGGATCGAGCAGCTCTCCGGCTGATTCTCCTGGCCGTCTTTCTCATCTCAGCTACTTCTGATCCAGTTAAGAAG AAACAAGATGTGGATATATACAGCTTCTACATTAACTCCACTGTCACCAGTCGCTATGCCACAACAGTCATCACAAGCCGTGTTGCAAACACACTGAATGAATCTCAAGAGATCCAGTTTGAGGTCAAGATTCCCAAGAACGCCTTCATCAGCAAATTCAGAAT GACCATAGAGGGAAAAACATATGATGGGGTTGTGAAGGGAAAAGAAGAAGCTCAGCAGCAATACAATCAAGCAGTATCTCGGGGACAAAGTGCTGGACTGGTCAG atcTGTTGGAAGGACTTTAGAGGACTTTAAAACTTCAGTGACGGTGGCTGCTTTAAGTAAAGTGACCTTTGAGTTGACCTACGAGGAACTGTTAAAGCGCCGCCTCGGTAAATATGAGCTACTCATCAACGCACAACCGATGCAGCCGGTGGCTGACTTCAAG ATGGATGTGCACATCCAAGAGAAACCAGGAATTTCCTTCTTGGAGGTGAAAGGAGATTTGAGCACCGGTGATCTGACCAATGCCATCAAAACCACCAGAGCAGACAAAGAC GCATGGGTGACCTTCTACCCCACACGAGATCAACAGACCAAGTGTAAAAGCTGTGGAGAAAATGGGTTGAACGGAGACCTGCTTATAACATACGATGTTGAGAGACGAAGTCCCAAAGGAGAAGTCGtg GTATCAAATGGCTATTTTGTCCACTACTTTGCTCCCTCTGATGTTCCACGTATTTCCAAAAATGTGGTGTTTGTCATTGACCGCAGTGGCTCTATGCACGGCAGAAAAATGGACCAG ACTCGTTTGGCACTGCTGAGGATTTTGACAGATCTTGATGAGGACGATCACTTTGGATTGATCACATTTGACAGTGAGGTTAGCTTATGGAAGCGTGAACTCCTCAAAGCTACTGAGACAAACCTGGAGAATGCAAAATCTTTTGTGAAGGAGATCAGAGATAGAGGAG CCACAGACATAAACGCTGCAGTTCTAGCAGGAGTGGACATGATCAGTCGACATCCACGAGAGGGAACAGCCTCCATCCTGATCCTGCTGACTGATGGAGACCCCACTTCAG GTGAAACCAACATAGAGAAGATAATGGCCAATGTTAAAGAAGCCATTGCGACAAAGTTTCCGCTCTATTGTCTTGGTTTTGGATATGATGTCAATTTTGACTTCCTGACAAAGATGTCACTGGAAAATGGTGGAGTTGCTCGCAGGATTTATGAAGATTCGGACGCTGATCTACAGCTGCAG GGCTTCTATGATGAAGTTGCCGTCCCTCTCCTCACTGATATTCAACTTAAATACCCAGGAGGGACAAAACTTACCAAGACCAGCTTTAGCTTGTACTTCAATGGCTCTGAGATTGTGGTGTCAGGACAAATCACAGACAACAGTGTGGAGAGTTTCACCACTGAAGTCATCGCagtatca AAAGACAGTAATGTGACGTATCAGGACACTATAATGACAAAAGACCCCAGTGATGTCCCTCCTGAGGATGAAGATTTCATGCAGAGATTGTGGGCCTACCTTACAGTGAAGCAGCTTCTGGAGAGACA GGTACTTCTTAAAGGACAAGAGAAAGAGGATGAAAACAAAGAAGCTCTTAAACTCTCCCTGAAATACCAGTTTGTCACTCCCCTCACCTCGATGGTTGTTACCAAGCCACAGGAAGGTGAAGTGGAAGTTGCCGACAAACCCAAAGAAGGAGAAGAGCCGGCCAGGCGAG gaATGTACCCCCAAGTTTCAACTCGGACTCGCTACACAG CATTAGCCTATGGAGGTGGTGGTGCTGTTGATGGTGGTACAAGTTATTATTTCCCGCCCCGTG GTGGACGATATCGCCCGAGTATTAAACATTCTACAT CTTCACGAGTTCATGACAATGTATTCCTGCTGGATGTTGTTGGTCAGTCTAAGCCACTTTGTTTTGAGGTTCCTTTTTTTCACAAACTCAGACTCCTCCAGGATTCAGCTTCAG AGTTCTCTATGAACGGAGAACCCATGTTTTTACAAAGTGGGTTCCAAATCATTGCCTTTCATTACAAAACAAAGCATCATCTGACAATAAACACAACGTCTATCACATACCACGACGGCCAGAATCATGTTGAGTTTTTGTGGGGCCAGGGACCGACCCAACACACTTCAGAGGA TGTGTGTCTGATTCTACGGAGCAATGAAATAGTCGTCACCATGGGAAATATCCGTGTCATTATTCTGCTTCACAAGGAAAAAGGGACTACGTTTCTGTGGCCTGATGTTCAGCAACAGACAAAAGATGTCAAGTTTACAGGCATTTTTG GAAAAACAGATGCTTCATATGAGGAGATTCAAGGATCACAAAAACCAACTCTAAAGATACATGACCAGGAAGTGAGCGCAAGCTG GGTGGATGCCACAAACAACAGACTTTCTTCAAAGCCAGTTATCAAATGCTGGCTTGTCTCGTTCTACGCTGCGATGCAGAGAGATGTTTCTGATTTTACTGTCACTCAGCTGTAG
- the LOC113055482 gene encoding inter-alpha-trypsin inhibitor heavy chain H3-like: MMDRAALWLILLAVFLISATSDPVKKKQDVDIYSFYINSTVTSRYATTVITSRVANTLNESQEIQFEVKIPKNAFISKFRMTIEGTTYDGVVKGKEEAQQQYNQAVSRGQSAGLVKSVGRTLEDFKTSVTVAAFSKVTFELTYEELLKRRLGKYELLINAQPMQPVADFKMDVHIQEKPGISFLEVKGDLSTGDLTNAIKTTRADKDAWVTFYPTQDQQTKCKSCGENGLNGDLLITYDVERRSPKGEVVVSNGYFVHYFAPSDVPRISKNVVFVIDRSGSMSGRKMDQTRVALLRILTDLDEDDHFGLITFDSEVSLWKRELLKATETNLENAKSFVKKIRDRGATNINAAVLAGVDMISRHPREGTASILILLTDGDPTSGETNIERIMANVKEAIGTKFPLYCLGFGYDVNFDFLTKMSLENGGVARRIYEDSDADLQLQGFYDEVAVPLLTDIQLKYPGGTKLTKTSFSLYFNGSEIVVSGQITDNSVESFTTEVIALSKGSNVTYQDTIMTKDPSDVPPEDEDFMQRLWAYLTVKQLLERQVLLTGQEKEDENKEALKLSLKYQFVTPLTSMVVTKPQEGEVEVADKPKEGEAPARPPAKMPRPLPHGHGFWPQQGQGGLPGPPGDPGVSGVLRYNSFPSMHRGGRYYIDPLQAIPSSAVVAHDIRPDGRLLTVLAPPVHDNVFLLDVVGQSKPLCFEVPVPHKLKLLQDSASEFSMNGESMTGQSGFQIIAFHYKTKHHLTINTTSITYHDGQNHVEFLWGQGPTQHTSEDVSLILRSKGIAVTMGNIRVIIPLHKEKGTTFLWPAVQQQPKDVKFTGILGESGISYEEIPGSQTPTLKLKDQEVKTSWVMVKDYRLASAPVVGCWLVPFQAVVQRELSDFTVTQL; this comes from the exons ATGATGGATCGAGCAGCTCTCTGGCTGATTCTACTGGCCGTCTTTCTCATCTCAGCTACTTCTGATCCAGTTAAGAAG AAACAAGATGTGGATATATACAGCTTCTACATTAACTCCACGGTCACCAGTCGCTATGCCACAACAGTCATCACAAGCCGTGTTGCAAACACACTGAATGAATCTCAAGAAATCCAGTTTGAGGTCAAGATTCCCAAGAACGCCTTCATCAGCAAATTCAGAAT GACCATAGAGGGAACAACATATGATGGGGTTGTGAAGGGAAAAGAAGAAGCTCAGCAGCAATACAATCAAGCAGTATCTCGGGGACAAAGTGCTGGACTGGTCAA atcTGTTGGAAGGACTTTAGAGGACTTTAAAACTTCAGTGACGGTGGCTGCTTTTAGTAAAGTGACCTTTGAGTTGACCTACGAGGAACTGTTAAAGCGCCGCCTCGGTAAATATGAGCTACTCATCAACGCACAACCGATGCAGCCGGTGGCTGACTTCAAG ATGGATGTGCACATCCAAGAGAAACCAGGAATTTCCTTCTTGGAGGTGAAAGGAGATTTGAGCACCGGTGATCTGACCAATGCCATCAAAACCACCAGAGCAGACAAAGAC GCATGGGTGACCTTCTACCCCACACAAGATCAACAGACCAAGTGTAAAAGCTGTGGAGAAAATGGGTTGAATGGAGACCTGCTTATAACATACGATGTTGAGAGACGAAGTCCCAAAGGAGAAGTCGtg GTATCAAATGGCTATTTCGTCCACTACTTTGCTCCCTCTGATGTTCCACGTATTTCCAAAAATGTGGTGTTTGTCATTGACCGCAGTGGCTCTATGTCTGGCAGAAAAATGGATCAG ACTcgtgtggcactgctgaggattTTGACAGATCTTGATGAGGACGATCACTTTGGATTGATCACATTTGACAGTGAGGTTAGCTTATGGAAGCGTGAACTCCTCAAAGCTACTGAGACAAACCTGGAGAATGCAAAATCTTTTGTGAAGAAAATCAGAGATAGAGGAG CCACAAACATAAACGCTGCAGTTCTAGCAGGAGTGGACATGATCAGTCGACATCCACGAGAGGGAACAGCCTCCATCCTGATCCTGCTGACTGATGGAGACCCCACTTCAG GTGAAACCAACATAGAGAGGATAATGGCCAATGTTAAAGAAGCCATTGGGACAAAGTTTCCGCTCTATTGTCTTGGTTTTGGATATGATGTCAATTTTGACTTCCTGACAAAGATGTCACTGGAAAATGGTGGAGTTGCTCGCAGGATTTATGAAGATTCGGACGCTGATCTACAGCTGCAG GGCTTCTATGATGAAGTTGCCGTCCCTCTCCTCACTGATATTCAACTTAAATACCCAGGAGGGACAAAACTTACCAAGACCAGCTTTAGCTTGTACTTCAATGGCTCTGAGATTGTGGTGTCAGGACAAATCACAGACAACAGTGTGGAGAGTTTCACCACTGAAGTCATCGCACTATCA AAAGGCAGTAATGTGACGTATCAGGACACTATAATGACAAAAGACCCCAGTGATGTCCCTCCTGAGGATGAAGATTTCATGCAGAGATTATGGGCCTACCTTACAGTGAAGCAGCTTCTGGAGAGACA GGTACTTCTTACAGGACAAGAGAAAGAGGATGAAAACAAAGAAGCTCTTAAACTCTCCCTGAAATACCAGTTTGTCACTCCCCTCACCTCGATGGTTGTTACCAAGCCACAGGAAGGTGAAGTGGAAGTTGCCGACAAACCCAAAGAAGGAGAAGCGCCGGCCAGACCTCCAG CAAAGATGCCGCGTCCTCTACCTCATG GACATGGATTCTGGCCGCAACAGGGTCAGGGAGGTCTTCCCGGTCCACCAGGAGATCCAGGAGTATCAGGAGTGTTGCGATATAATAGCTTTCCTTCAATGCACCGTG gtGGACGATATTACATTGACCCTCTTCAGGCTATAC CTTCATCTGCAGTAGTAGCTCATG ATATCAGACCTGACGGCAGATTGCTCACTG TCTTAGCTCCACCTGTTCATGACAATGTATTCCTGCTGGATGTTGTTGGTCAGTCTAAGCCACTTTGTTTTGAGGTTCCTGTTCCTCACAAACTCAAACTCCTCCAGGATTCAGCTTCAG AGTTCTCTATGAACGGAGAATCCATGACTGGACAAAGTGGGTTCCAAATCATTGCCTTTCATTACAAAACAAAGCATCATCTGACAATAAACACAACGTCTATCACATACCACGACGGCCAGAATCATGTTGAGTTTTTGTGGGGCCAGGGACCGACCCAACACACTTCAGAAGA TGTGTCTCTGATTCTACGGAGCAAAGGAATAGCCGTCACCATGGGAAATATCCGTGTCATTATTCCGCTTCACAAGGAAAAAGGGACTACGTTTCTGTGGCCTGCTGTTCAGCAACAGCCAAAAGATGTCAAGTTTACAGGCATTTTAG GAGAGTCTGGTATTTCATATGAGGAGATCCCAGGATCACAAACCCCAACTTTGAAGTTAAAGGACCAAGAAGTGAAGACATCTTG GGTGATGGTGAAGGACTACAGACTTGCTTCTGCTCCTGTGGTTGGATGTTGGCTCGTACCATTCCAGGCTGTTGTGCAGCGAGAGCTCTCTGACTTCACTGTCACTCAGCTGTAG